The following proteins come from a genomic window of Pirellula staleyi DSM 6068:
- a CDS encoding PQQ-binding-like beta-propeller repeat protein → MWRFLPRRASSVFALLALAGLFVSSSAVTAQDWTRFRGPNGSGESEAAGIPASWTHDDLNWKVELPGVGHSSPVLWGDSIFLLSADKEKATRYVISLDAKAGKTNWKREFAGEPHHLHVRSSYASCTPAVDEKHVYVAWSDPNRTTLMALDHTGADVWSIDLGPWVSQHGFGTSPMLYEDLVVITCSQENSKRAGDPEPKESFVVAVDKNTGKIRWRTDLKLDTTSYSVPCVRKAADGRDELLMCSTGEGIFGVDALSGKINWNETVFNMRTVSSPVLVGGLVVGTTGSGGGGNYVIALKPGPQPEIAYEVRKEAPYVPTPVARGNLLFLWSDKGIVHCLKSDTGEEVWKKRVGGVGYSGSPIRVQDKLICVDEAGLVVVLSATDTFAELARIDLKEECRSTPAVSNGRLYIRTISHLFSVGGKTAN, encoded by the coding sequence ATGTGGCGTTTCCTCCCCCGTCGGGCTTCGTCCGTTTTCGCTCTGCTGGCATTGGCTGGCTTGTTCGTGTCGTCGAGTGCAGTCACAGCACAAGATTGGACCCGCTTTCGTGGGCCCAATGGGAGCGGCGAAAGTGAAGCTGCTGGCATCCCTGCTAGCTGGACCCATGACGATTTGAACTGGAAGGTGGAACTGCCGGGCGTTGGGCACAGTTCGCCCGTTTTATGGGGCGATAGCATTTTTCTTCTGAGCGCCGATAAAGAAAAAGCAACCCGCTACGTCATCAGTCTGGACGCTAAAGCAGGAAAAACGAATTGGAAGCGTGAGTTCGCGGGAGAGCCGCACCACCTGCACGTTCGCAGCAGCTATGCCTCATGCACACCAGCGGTCGACGAGAAACATGTCTACGTCGCTTGGTCGGATCCCAACCGCACGACCCTGATGGCACTCGATCACACTGGTGCCGACGTTTGGAGCATCGACCTTGGCCCATGGGTCAGCCAGCACGGTTTCGGCACTTCCCCGATGCTCTACGAAGATCTGGTGGTAATCACCTGCTCGCAAGAGAACTCCAAACGGGCTGGTGATCCCGAGCCTAAAGAGAGTTTTGTCGTTGCTGTCGATAAGAACACCGGCAAGATTCGATGGCGTACCGATCTGAAACTCGACACCACCAGCTACAGCGTACCGTGCGTTCGAAAAGCTGCTGATGGTCGCGACGAACTTCTGATGTGCAGCACCGGCGAAGGAATTTTCGGGGTCGATGCCCTATCGGGAAAGATCAATTGGAACGAAACTGTTTTTAACATGCGTACCGTCAGCTCGCCTGTGCTCGTGGGTGGGCTTGTTGTGGGAACCACAGGATCGGGTGGCGGCGGCAACTATGTCATCGCCCTCAAACCAGGTCCTCAGCCTGAAATTGCTTACGAAGTACGCAAGGAAGCTCCTTACGTTCCCACGCCCGTGGCGCGAGGAAACTTGCTCTTCCTTTGGAGTGATAAAGGGATCGTTCATTGCCTCAAGAGTGATACGGGCGAGGAAGTTTGGAAGAAACGGGTCGGTGGCGTGGGCTACAGTGGCTCGCCGATTCGGGTGCAAGACAAACTGATCTGCGTCGACGAAGCGGGACTTGTGGTTGTTCTCTCAGCGACCGATACCTTTGCTGAGCTCGCACGTATCGATCTGAAAGAAGAGTGCCGTAGTACGCCTGCGGTTTCGAACGGTCGGCTTTATATACGCACCATTTCGCACCTGTTTAGTGTGGGTGGCAAGACTGCTAACTAA
- a CDS encoding glycosyltransferase family 2 protein encodes MPKLTVLIPCKDERRHIRACIESVRDIADEILVADSGSTDGTLDIVREVGGCRIIEREYINSANFKNWAIPQAENDWVLVVDSDERVTPELAAEIKAILEGEPEFDGYSLNRANDFLGHSIKYCGMSTASLVRLFRRDVCTYLSRRVHANVEVSTGKVGKLKSKLVHHTCVDLDHFIQRQHRYSTWASLDWNEKGRKSSFYQLFTHSFIRFWQLYLIRGGILDGKAGLVVCSLIAYYTFLKEAKLWAYQDVRALDDVEPHEAGNCPAKMAEHHARRAA; translated from the coding sequence ATGCCCAAACTAACGGTGCTAATTCCGTGCAAGGATGAGCGGCGCCACATTCGCGCGTGCATCGAATCGGTTCGCGACATCGCCGATGAAATTCTCGTCGCCGATAGCGGCTCGACCGACGGCACGCTCGACATTGTGCGAGAAGTTGGCGGCTGTCGAATCATCGAGCGAGAGTACATCAACTCGGCGAATTTCAAAAACTGGGCAATCCCGCAGGCAGAAAACGATTGGGTCTTGGTCGTCGATAGCGATGAACGAGTGACTCCGGAACTAGCTGCAGAAATCAAAGCGATCCTCGAGGGTGAGCCCGAGTTCGATGGCTATAGCTTAAATCGAGCCAACGACTTTCTGGGGCATTCGATTAAGTACTGCGGCATGTCGACCGCCTCGCTAGTGCGACTATTCCGCCGCGATGTTTGCACCTATCTCAGCCGACGCGTGCATGCCAACGTTGAAGTTTCGACCGGAAAAGTGGGTAAGCTGAAATCCAAGCTCGTGCATCACACGTGCGTTGATCTCGATCACTTCATTCAGCGGCAGCATCGCTACAGCACATGGGCCTCGCTCGACTGGAACGAGAAGGGACGCAAGTCGTCGTTTTATCAGCTTTTTACACACTCGTTCATTCGATTCTGGCAGCTCTATTTGATTCGTGGCGGCATTCTCGACGGCAAAGCGGGGCTCGTTGTTTGCTCCCTGATTGCCTACTACACGTTCCTGAAAGAGGCCAAACTTTGGGCCTATCAGGATGTGCGAGCTCTCGACGATGTCGAGCCGCATGAGGCGGGCAATTGTCCTGCAAAAATGGCCGAGCATCACGCTCGCCGCGCGGCGTAA